From a single Calothrix sp. NIES-2098 genomic region:
- a CDS encoding glutathione S-transferase-like protein: protein MAEITIYSAVVCPFAHRSRLVLLEKGIDFDLVEIDLQNKPANFTDISPYSKVPVIKHGNERVWESAIINEYLDEVFPQPSLLPKDAISKAQARIWIDFANTRFVPAFSSLLRSLDSQKQKEAAQELEQHLRFIENEALAKLSDNGPYWFGEAISLVDLTFYPWFERWAAIEQYRGFKLPAELTRIQKWWDAVSQRESVKAIANSPKFYLERYARFAPLPFKKVSEELSSAGQITPEQLQQAAKQGFQSVLNLRSPDEQGFFNDEQQHAQAAGLNYANIPINPAQANQELVEKAIWEIDNLPKPILVHCAAGARATAIALIANASQQQLTPEEIKLKAQELGLNLDQPHLKQFLQQN from the coding sequence ATGGCAGAGATTACAATCTACAGTGCAGTTGTTTGCCCATTTGCCCATCGTTCGCGGTTAGTACTTTTAGAAAAAGGTATTGACTTTGACTTAGTAGAAATTGATTTGCAAAATAAGCCAGCCAATTTTACAGATATTTCACCTTATAGCAAAGTGCCAGTAATTAAACATGGCAATGAGCGAGTTTGGGAATCGGCAATTATTAATGAATATTTGGATGAAGTCTTTCCTCAACCATCTTTATTACCTAAAGATGCTATTAGCAAAGCCCAAGCCAGAATTTGGATTGATTTTGCTAATACTAGATTTGTTCCAGCTTTCTCTAGTTTGTTGCGTTCTTTAGATTCCCAAAAACAAAAAGAAGCTGCTCAAGAACTAGAACAGCATTTACGCTTTATTGAAAACGAAGCTTTGGCAAAATTATCAGATAATGGCCCTTATTGGTTTGGAGAAGCTATCAGCTTAGTTGACCTAACATTCTATCCTTGGTTTGAGCGTTGGGCTGCAATTGAACAGTATCGCGGATTTAAATTACCTGCGGAATTAACGAGAATTCAAAAATGGTGGGATGCGGTAAGTCAACGGGAATCTGTAAAAGCGATCGCCAACTCCCCAAAATTCTATTTAGAACGCTATGCTAGATTTGCCCCACTTCCATTTAAAAAAGTCAGTGAGGAATTAAGTTCTGCTGGACAAATCACTCCCGAACAATTACAGCAAGCTGCAAAGCAAGGATTTCAATCAGTTTTAAATCTGCGTTCTCCTGACGAACAAGGTTTTTTCAATGACGAACAACAGCACGCCCAAGCAGCAGGATTAAATTATGCGAACATCCCAATTAATCCTGCACAAGCGAATCAAGAATTGGTAGAAAAAGCAATTTGGGAAATAGACAATTTACCTAAACCGATATTAGTTCATTGTGCAGCAGGTGCAAGAGCAACAGCCATCGCTTTAATTGCTAATGCTAGCCAACAACAACTCACACCAGAAGAAATCAAACTGAAAGCCCAGGAACTTGGTTTAAATTTAGATCAGCCGCATTTAAAACAATTCCTGCAACAAAATTAG
- a CDS encoding D-isomer specific 2-hydroxyacid dehydrogenase NAD-binding protein yields the protein MKLILPIEVANEIQPHLPQDTKFVRADVDGNIDGDATDAEVYFSWLYYIKPTTLQKVLEAAPKLRWHQATNAGVNNILTPQYLEREIILTNGAGLHAIPMAEFVIGYILSYAKNFQKLYELQAQKSWQRGLRTEELQDKTLLIIGAGGIGQEIAKRAKGFGLNIYGSRRHPQPLPNFDKVVGANEWKPLLSEAHYVVIATPLTRETKGLIDAEVFSLMRPDAYLINIARGAIVDEPALIDALQAGKIAGAALDTVFTEPLPPESPLWTQPNIFITPHFSGHSPKTKERAIALFLDNFTRYYNGQPLRNVVDKDAGY from the coding sequence GTGAAGCTAATTCTACCGATAGAAGTTGCTAATGAGATTCAGCCGCATCTACCTCAAGATACAAAATTTGTTAGGGCAGATGTTGATGGCAATATTGATGGCGATGCTACAGATGCAGAAGTATATTTTAGTTGGTTGTATTATATCAAACCGACAACTTTACAGAAGGTTTTAGAAGCAGCGCCTAAATTGCGTTGGCATCAAGCAACAAATGCAGGTGTAAATAACATCCTCACACCACAATATTTAGAACGGGAAATCATTTTGACAAATGGTGCGGGACTTCATGCAATTCCTATGGCCGAATTTGTCATTGGTTATATTTTATCTTACGCTAAGAATTTTCAGAAATTGTATGAGTTACAAGCTCAAAAAAGTTGGCAACGAGGTTTAAGAACTGAAGAACTGCAAGATAAAACATTATTAATTATTGGCGCGGGTGGAATTGGGCAAGAAATTGCCAAGCGCGCTAAAGGTTTTGGGTTAAATATTTATGGTAGTCGTCGTCATCCGCAACCATTACCCAACTTTGATAAAGTAGTGGGTGCTAATGAATGGAAACCACTTCTAAGCGAAGCTCATTATGTTGTAATTGCCACTCCTCTAACTAGAGAAACTAAGGGATTAATTGATGCAGAAGTCTTCAGTCTCATGCGTCCCGATGCGTATCTAATTAATATTGCACGTGGTGCGATTGTTGATGAACCCGCACTAATAGATGCGTTGCAAGCAGGTAAAATTGCTGGTGCAGCTTTAGATACAGTATTTACAGAACCGCTACCTCCAGAAAGTCCTTTGTGGACTCAACCGAATATTTTTATTACACCCCACTTTTCTGGACATTCTCCCAAAACCAAAGAGCGTGCGATCGCACTTTTTCTCGATAATTTTACACGCTATTACAACGGTCAACCTCTACGGAATGTCGTAGATAAGGATGCTGGTTATTAA
- a CDS encoding aliphatic sulfonates ABC transporter substrate-binding protein, whose amino-acid sequence MPTSIPSLPKLSTLAVSSLLFLSTACSSQQTVSQAVPNPTTTVAAKTTTLRLGFISNGKVKTPTGPAGWAIHQGKLLPELQQIGITEIKTLNFPNGPNLNEALVSGAVDVGIYGDTPALVGKAKGLPTRLIGQEQVGMNAWLVAKKNGPRSIAELKGQKVATSKGSYMHRYLIGLLQKSGISDRVTVVHLLPSEAQAALERGDVAAIAASTGTGPLLEAKGYPVIDEAVKHPDLPGTSVTVATEAFLAKHPDFPQKWNQIKQAAVKDIQANSEAYYKFHADVSGYPLDVVKASFPITQFPVEPLPDRGVQLLEGTKKFLISQKLAESDFKLNDWFVTQSKK is encoded by the coding sequence CTAAACTATCAACGCTGGCTGTCTCTAGCTTGTTATTTCTCAGTACTGCTTGCAGTTCTCAGCAGACTGTTTCTCAAGCTGTACCCAATCCCACAACTACAGTTGCGGCTAAAACTACTACCTTACGTTTGGGTTTTATTAGTAACGGTAAGGTGAAAACGCCCACCGGGCCAGCAGGATGGGCAATACATCAAGGTAAACTCTTGCCAGAGTTACAGCAAATAGGAATTACAGAAATCAAGACGCTGAATTTTCCTAACGGCCCCAATCTGAATGAAGCCTTAGTTTCGGGGGCGGTGGATGTAGGGATTTACGGTGATACGCCTGCATTGGTTGGTAAAGCTAAGGGACTGCCTACGCGATTGATTGGGCAAGAACAAGTAGGGATGAATGCTTGGTTAGTAGCTAAGAAAAACGGCCCTCGTTCTATAGCCGAACTTAAAGGGCAGAAGGTAGCGACTTCCAAAGGTTCTTATATGCATCGCTATTTAATTGGATTGTTGCAAAAATCTGGAATTAGCGATCGCGTGACTGTTGTTCACTTACTACCAAGTGAAGCCCAAGCCGCATTAGAACGAGGTGATGTGGCTGCAATTGCTGCATCCACTGGTACGGGGCCGCTGTTAGAAGCAAAAGGGTATCCGGTAATTGATGAAGCGGTTAAACATCCAGATTTACCAGGTACAAGCGTCACTGTAGCTACAGAAGCTTTTCTGGCTAAACATCCAGATTTTCCTCAAAAATGGAATCAAATTAAACAAGCTGCTGTCAAAGATATTCAAGCAAACTCAGAAGCTTACTACAAATTTCATGCTGATGTTTCAGGATATCCTCTTGATGTAGTTAAAGCCTCTTTCCCTATTACTCAATTCCCAGTAGAACCTTTGCCAGATCGAGGAGTGCAACTTTTAGAAGGCACGAAAAAATTTTTAATCTCGCAGAAATTAGCTGAGTCTGATTTTAAATTGAATGATTGGTTTGTCACACAGTCAAAAAAATAA